Proteins encoded together in one Cicer arietinum cultivar CDC Frontier isolate Library 1 chromosome 4, Cicar.CDCFrontier_v2.0, whole genome shotgun sequence window:
- the LOC101510264 gene encoding 2-Cys peroxiredoxin BAS1, chloroplastic-like, giving the protein MAACSATSASSLLALNPKSLFSSKPTSTSLSTLNSLPTKPFSLPSLSFTRPSLHHHSSRRNSFLVKASSELPLVGNVAPDFEAEAVFDQEFIKVKLSEYIGKKYVILFFYPLDFTFVCPTEITAFSDRHAEFEAINTEILGVSVDSVFSHLAWVQTDRKSGGLGDLNYPLISDVTKSISKSYGVLIPDQGIALRGLFIIDKEGVIQHSTINNLAIGRSVDETKRTLQALQYVQENPDEVCPAGWKPGEKSMKPDPKLSKDYFAAV; this is encoded by the exons ATGGCAGCATGCTCAGCTACCTCTGCTTCTTCCCTCTTAGCTTTAAACCCTAAATCACTTTTCTCTTCAAAACCCACTTCCACCTCTCTCTCTACCCTCAACTCTCTTCCTACTAAACCCTTCTCACTCCCTTCACTTTCATTCACTCGCCCCTCTCTTCATCACCACTCTTCTCGCCGCAATTCCTTCCTCGTCAAAGCCTCC AGTGAGCTTCCATTGGTTGGAAATGTAGCACCCGATTTTGAAGCAGAAGCTGTTTTTGATCAGGAGTTTATCAAG GTCAAACTCTCTGAGTACATTGGGAAGAAGTATGTTATCCTCTTTTTCTATCCATTGGACTTCACCTTTGTGTGTCCAACAG AAATCACTGCTTTCAGTGACCGGCATGCAGAGTTTGAGGCAATAAATACCGAAATTTTGGGTGTTTCAGTTGACAGTGTG TTCTCGCACCTTGCTTGGGTTCAAACAGATAGAAAGTCAGGTGGCCTTGGTGATTTGAACTATCCTCTGATTTCTGATGTCACCAAATCCATATCGAAATCTTATGGCGTTCTCATTCCTGATCAG GGAATTGCATTGAGAGGATTGTTCATTATTGACAAGGAAGGTGTTATTCAGCATTCTACCATCAACAACTTGGCAATTGGTAGAAGTGTTGATGAGACAAAGAGAACACTCCAG GCCTTGCAGTATGTGCAGGAGAACCCAGATGAAGTTTGCCCAGCTGGATGGAAGCCTGGGGAGAAGTCCATGAAACCAGACCCCAAGCTTAGCAAAGATTACTTTGCAGCGGTGTAG